DNA from Thermoplasmatales archaeon:
AGCAAAAATGTATGACTTAGTTGAGGTTGGAGAGGAGAAGTTAATAGGGGAAATAATACAGCTAAAAGAAGATAGGGCGATAATTCAAGTTTATGAAGATACAACAGGTTTAAAGCCAGGAGAAAAAGTTGAAAGCACTGGAATGCCATTATCTGTTGAGCTTGCTCCAGGTTTGTTGACTTCCATATATGATGGAATTCAAAGACCATTGCCTGAGATTGTCAAAAAATGCAATGAATTTATAAAGAGAGGGGTTGAGGCATTCCCTATAGATAGGAAGAAAAAATGGGGGTTTGTTCCAACTGTAAAGGAAAAGGAAAAAGTGGAGGGTGGGGATATAATAGGGATTGTAAAAGAAACTCCAATCATTGAGCATAGAATAATTGTGCCCCTGGATGTTGGAAAAGGAAATGTAGAGAGTATAGAAGAAGGAAAATTCAGGGTGGATGAGCCAATTGCAACTATTGGCGGAAAGGAGATAAGCATGCTACATAGGTGGCCTGTAAGAAAGCAGCGTCCTTTCAAAGAAAAGTTGCCTCCTTCCCTTCCTCTTATAACAGGACAGAGGGTTTTTGATACATTTTTCCCAATTGCTAAAGGAGGAACAGGCGCCATACCAGGAGGATTTGGAACAGGAAAGACAGTAAGCCAGCACCAGCTAGCTAGATGGAGCGATGCGGATATAGTTGTTTATATAGGGTGTGGTGAAAGAGGAAATGAAATGACAGAAGTGTTGCGAGACTTCCCGCGCTTAAAGGATCCAAAAACAGGACATCCTCTTATGGAAAGAACAGTTTTAATAGCAAATACATCAAACATGCCTGTCGCTGCAAGAGAAGCAAGTGTTTATACAGGAATAACCATCGCAGAATATTATAGAGATATGGGCTATGATGTCGCGCTTATGGCTGACTCCACCAGCAGGTGGGCAGAAGCACTTAGAGAAATATCTGGCAGGCTTGAAGAAATGCCTGGCGAAGAGGGCTATCCCGCATATCTTGCTTCTCGCCTTGCGGAATTTTATGAAAGAGCGGGGAGGGTAAAAGTGATGGGTAGCAATAATAGAGAAGGGTCGATATCTGTTGTGGGAGCGGTCTCTCCTCCAGGAGGAGATTTTTCTGAGCCGGTTACTCAAAATACATTGAGGATAGTAAAAGTATTCTGGGCTCTGGACGCAGAGCTTGCGGATAGAAGGCATTTTCCTTCTGTAAACTGGCTTCGCTCCTACTCCCTTTATCTTGAAAGAGTCAGCAATTGGTGGGAGAAAAATATTGGCAAGGAATGGCTAAGGCTGAGAAATGAGGCAATGGCTTTGCTTCAAAAGGAAGAGGAGCTTAAGGAAATAATAAGATTAGTTGGGCCAGATGCATTGCCACCGGTTGATAGAGTAATACTTGAAGGAGCAAGGATAATAAGAGAAGATTTTCTTCAGCAGAATGCATATCATGAAGTAGATACATATTGCCCTCCAAATAAACAATATGAAATGCTAAGAATAATAATAAAATTTTACAATTTGATGAAGGAGTGTGTTGAAAAAGGAGTCGATTTTGAAAAATTGAGGAATTTGAAGAGCAAGGAAATGATAGCGAGAATGGCAACAACACCCAATGAGGAATGGCAGGAAAAATTCAGAGAAATAGAAAAATATATGGAAGAGGAAATAAAGGGGATTCAGAAGTAGATATAGAATACATTATATATTATCCAAATACATCATACCATGTTCCATTTATCATCACTTTGAAAATTAGCTCTTCTAAAATTCTGAAATACCCTTCTTTATGGAATATAGGCACTTCTTTTTGCCATGTAATCCTGAAATCTTCTGCAACCAATGATTTAATTTCTATCAATATTCCAAAAATTTTTGCTATGCTGAAATTTAATGAATATTGAGAAAGTGTTTCATTATCTGTATCAATGAATATATAGCCTGGCACAGAAAGATTCCATGCGATTTCAAAATGTTGTGCCTGATGAATTGAAAAAGTTTTCAGATAAATATTCTCTGCTTCCATTTTTATTTCGGTTTTTAAACCTTTAAAACCATCTACTTTTATATATCCTTCTGAAGATATTTTCCATTGAATTGTTGACTCACCTGTCAGATTTGTTATTAAGAAATATGAGCTAGGATTTTCTATTGCATTTGCTAAAATGAATGTTGTCTTCTTCTCATCTATGTATATGTAGAAATAGCCACTTTCATTAAAAATGGAAGTTAATCTTGTTGGGAGATATTCCATCCTCATTATGAAATCAAAATCTTGAAATTCTATTATAAGAGTTGAATTAAAAGTATCATTTGCCATATAATCAAATCTTTTTTCATCTCTTGAAAAGCTCACTGAAAAGCTCATTTTTTCTGGTATATCCTCTATTGTCAAATTAACCGCAATTTCATCTAAATATCTCATCCTTATTTTCTGTTTCAATTCCGCATTTCTCTCAATTGAAAAATTAATCATATTTAATGAAAG
Protein-coding regions in this window:
- a CDS encoding ATP synthase subunit A encodes the protein MKGKIISVSGPVVKAKEMKGAKMYDLVEVGEEKLIGEIIQLKEDRAIIQVYEDTTGLKPGEKVESTGMPLSVELAPGLLTSIYDGIQRPLPEIVKKCNEFIKRGVEAFPIDRKKKWGFVPTVKEKEKVEGGDIIGIVKETPIIEHRIIVPLDVGKGNVESIEEGKFRVDEPIATIGGKEISMLHRWPVRKQRPFKEKLPPSLPLITGQRVFDTFFPIAKGGTGAIPGGFGTGKTVSQHQLARWSDADIVVYIGCGERGNEMTEVLRDFPRLKDPKTGHPLMERTVLIANTSNMPVAAREASVYTGITIAEYYRDMGYDVALMADSTSRWAEALREISGRLEEMPGEEGYPAYLASRLAEFYERAGRVKVMGSNNREGSISVVGAVSPPGGDFSEPVTQNTLRIVKVFWALDAELADRRHFPSVNWLRSYSLYLERVSNWWEKNIGKEWLRLRNEAMALLQKEEELKEIIRLVGPDALPPVDRVILEGARIIREDFLQQNAYHEVDTYCPPNKQYEMLRIIIKFYNLMKECVEKGVDFEKLRNLKSKEMIARMATTPNEEWQEKFREIEKYMEEEIKGIQK